The Brassica oleracea var. oleracea cultivar TO1000 chromosome C6, BOL, whole genome shotgun sequence genome includes a region encoding these proteins:
- the LOC106299428 gene encoding dehydration-responsive element-binding protein 2D yields MSSIESNVMMVGANKKQRTVQASSRKGCMRGKGGPDNASCTYKGVRQRTWGKWVAEIREPNRGARLWLGTFDTSREAALAYDSAARKLYGPEAHLNIPHEPVRSYPETTQTPSSNSGGKSDCWVNKESPCSSNEMSSWGTREEISWENMNADLPVTDDSSIWEEATMSLGFPWVHEGDDNFSAFNTCISGGYSNWDSFNFPTLRFH; encoded by the coding sequence ATGTCATCCATAGAATCAAACGTAATGATGGTTGGTGCAAATAAGAAACAACGAACGGTCCAAGCTAGTTCAAGGAAAGGCTGTATGAGAGGAAAAGGTGGACCTGATAACGCGTCTTGCACATACAAAGGCGTTAGACAACGCACTTGGGGCAAATGGGTCGCTGAGATCCGTGAGCCTAACCGAGGAGCTCGTCTTTGGCTCGGCACTTTCGACACCTCCCGAGAGGCTGCCCTGGCTTATGACTCCGCAGCTCGTAAGCTCTATGGGCCTGAGGCTCACCTCAATATCCCTCATGAGCCCGTAAGAAGTTACCCCGAAACGACACAAACGCCAAGCAGCAACTCGGGTGGAAAAAGCGACTGCTGGGTCAACAAGGAGTCGCCTTGTTCATCTAACGAGATGTCATCGTGGGGAACAAGAGAGGAGATATCATGGGAAAATATGAACGCTGATTTGCCGGTAACGGATGATTCTTCTATATGGGAAGAAGCTACAATGTCGTTAGGGTTTCCGTGGGTTCATGAAGGAGATGATAATTTTTCTGCGTTTAATACTTGTATTTCCGGTGGCTATTCTAATTGGGATTCCTTTAATTTCCCCACTTTGAGGTTTCACTAA